The Papaver somniferum cultivar HN1 chromosome 3, ASM357369v1, whole genome shotgun sequence genome includes a region encoding these proteins:
- the LOC113359077 gene encoding uncharacterized protein LOC113359077, producing the protein MDCRHNHPRPKDLHGHYRAGRLKDSEYTEVDKMTRARMPPRKILSKLKEDDKNNKTTLQQIYNARSTLRRKDFQDKLVMQQLLWLAQKKNYACQKKLDEFGHVTHLFIAHPECVKLELYFPQVLILDCTYKPNKYEIPLMNVDGEREVKKKKFKNAYEANERMWVYFSNDWNALQWSITEEVYEENVAKLLANWSVKYPEIIIYLRKQFLDNNKHRFVSAFKNHHKHFYNQATSMVESDHYRLKMNLFGKSLMMKHDDHPDDKWLRGLTHMVSHLCLELIMKEVDLMEKMDANSQEECVCKMRESMGLLCRHDLLRYKD; encoded by the exons ATGGATtgccgtcataaccacccacgtccaaaGGATCTTCATGGACATTATAGAGCCGGAAGACTCAAAGATAGTGAATATACGGAGgtagataaaatgacacgagcacgtatgCCACCAAGAAAAATTCTTAGCAAGTTGAAGGAGGATGATAAGAACAACAAGACTACGTTGCAACAAATCTATAACGCGAGAAGTACTTTGAGAAGAAAGGATTTCCAAGATAAGTTGGTGATGCAACAATTATTGTGGTTGGCGCAAAAGAAGAACTATGCTTGCCAAAAGAAATTGGATGAATTCGGCCATGTGACGCACCTTTTTATTGCCCATCCGGAATGCGTAAAGTTGGAGTTATACTTCCCACAAGTTCTCAtattggattgcacttacaagccCAATAAGTATGAGATTCCCTTGATGAATGTG GATGGAGAACGagaagtgaaaaagaaaaaattcaagAATGCATATGAGGCTAATGAAAGGATGTGGGTATATTTCTCCAACGATTGGAATGCTTTGCAATGGTCAATCACCGAAGAAGTGTACGAAGAAAATGTTGCAAAACTCCTTGCGAATTGGAGCGTCAAATACCCGGAAATCATTATATATTTACGCAAGCAATTCTTGGATAATAACAAACATAGATTTGTTAGTGCATTTAAAAACCATCACAAGCACTTCtacaaccaagctacaagtatggtagagtcggatCACTATCGTttgaagatgaatctatttgG AAAAAGTCTAATGATGAAGCATGATGATCACCCGGATGATAAGTGGCTCCGGGGACTAACCCATATGGTCTCTCATTTGTGCCTTGAACTTATAATGAAGGAAGTGGATTTGATGGAAAAAATGGATGCTAACTCccaagaagagtgtgtttgtaaaatgagGGAAAGCATGGGACTTTTGTGTCGGCATGATCTACTTCGATACAAGGATTGA